From the genome of Marixanthomonas ophiurae, one region includes:
- a CDS encoding M36 family metallopeptidase: MKNFTRSLILVFCCGFLTQMNAQDFTQNLQAEFQQKLENRELSKEDIQWKVTSQHTSRTSGVEHIYFIQTSNAIQVNGTQSSIHILPSGKTLSSNISFFNKVSEKTNGIKSPAISATNAVQSAASKLGYSLDGSLREVEKKNNASQKTILSDGGISLSNIPAKLTYQLTENNELVLAWDISIEEKTRQDWWSIRVDATSGAIIDKNNWMLNCTADHEHNHDKEVLDYNKNLYDIPNYEELMGEAEVGCTECYEVFEIPLESPYYGNRSITSNTADATASPFGWHDTDGTAGAEFTTTRGNNVDAYEAGDNSGYRPDGGASLEFTGYDFDQVWSFSNQYEDAAITHLFYINNILHDVMYQYGFDEASGNFQENNYGNSGSGSDSVNANAQIEQWCNATFGTPPDGSNPSMNMYICNDKDGCFDTLVVAHEFSHGTSNRLTGGGNNTECLNNAEQMGEGWSDFYGTMLSMTATDTGADPRAVGTYLFGEGQNGDGIRTYPYSTDMAVNPDTYNAIQGSSSVHRIGSVWAEMIWEMAWTLIDEHGFDDDFYNFTGDINQDAGNIMAIALVTEGMKLQPCSPGFVDGRDAIIAADQAIYGGANECLIWEAFAKRGLGFSASQGSSSSVNDGTEAFDLPPSEASFEAPADVCASSEELTDLGGGSPAGGTYSGPGVTDGGNGVSYSFDPAAAGVGVHTISYEVPEGQCTTASTDTDTIEVLAIPDGPTTQGVSDFCVDDEVTVTATPSDPNNVIGWYDAEFGGNLLSEGESYTFTPIGSTTVYAQENPDGPLSKLVISEITLETPDRFEIQNVGAAQDYSGYTVAVSEDPYNDINAMNSDTQTLGQMSGNSVVQYSDDGGANDWGSNLFWDNDGTGWIIIIDADGNVVDSVFWNFTASQISGLNVNINGFNITTADLDWVGTGASLVTECSGSFRRNGDTDAAADWNASCGSSDYGVPNDDIGVTAFEGCLAERTATEVNADDVAPEITCPDDVMEMVNEGELFTLPDYSGDTTATDNCDTPALTQDPAPGTEIGEGVTVVTMTASDGENETTCTFNVTVGVILGVGDAEFYNNVALYPNPTNGQVTLSNHSNKELTAAVITDVNGRIIKTIDLENSSVETVISMEQFASGMYFIKIEATDASIIKRIVKQ; encoded by the coding sequence ATGAAAAATTTTACACGGAGTTTAATTTTGGTATTCTGTTGTGGGTTTTTAACCCAAATGAATGCTCAAGATTTTACTCAAAACCTACAAGCTGAATTTCAGCAAAAGCTAGAAAATAGGGAGCTTTCAAAAGAGGATATTCAATGGAAAGTAACGAGTCAACATACTAGTAGAACTAGTGGAGTTGAGCATATTTACTTTATTCAAACTAGTAATGCCATTCAGGTAAATGGCACACAATCTAGTATACATATTTTACCAAGTGGAAAAACGTTATCTTCTAATATTAGTTTCTTCAATAAAGTTTCAGAAAAAACAAATGGAATAAAGTCTCCAGCAATTTCTGCAACCAATGCTGTTCAATCTGCTGCCAGTAAACTAGGCTATAGCTTAGATGGTTCGTTAAGAGAGGTTGAGAAAAAAAATAATGCAAGCCAAAAAACAATTTTAAGCGATGGGGGTATTTCTCTTAGTAATATTCCTGCCAAGCTTACTTATCAACTAACTGAAAACAATGAATTAGTTTTAGCCTGGGATATTTCCATTGAAGAAAAAACTCGGCAAGATTGGTGGAGTATTCGGGTAGATGCTACAAGTGGAGCCATTATTGATAAAAATAACTGGATGCTTAATTGTACTGCGGACCACGAACACAATCACGATAAAGAGGTGTTAGACTATAATAAAAACCTATATGATATCCCAAACTATGAAGAGTTAATGGGAGAAGCAGAAGTTGGATGTACTGAATGTTATGAGGTTTTTGAAATTCCTTTAGAAAGTCCTTATTACGGAAACAGATCGATAACCAGTAATACTGCAGATGCCACAGCATCGCCTTTTGGATGGCATGACACCGATGGTACAGCTGGAGCAGAGTTTACAACAACAAGAGGGAATAATGTCGATGCTTACGAAGCAGGAGATAACTCTGGATATAGACCTGACGGAGGAGCCTCTTTAGAGTTTACAGGGTACGATTTTGATCAAGTTTGGTCTTTTTCAAATCAATATGAGGATGCCGCTATCACTCATCTTTTTTATATTAATAATATTTTGCACGATGTTATGTATCAATATGGTTTTGATGAAGCGAGTGGAAATTTTCAAGAAAATAATTATGGGAATAGTGGTTCAGGAAGTGATTCAGTTAATGCAAATGCCCAGATAGAACAATGGTGTAACGCTACTTTTGGAACACCTCCAGATGGAAGTAACCCATCCATGAATATGTATATATGTAATGACAAGGATGGTTGCTTTGACACCCTAGTGGTAGCACACGAGTTTTCACACGGTACATCAAATAGATTGACTGGAGGTGGTAATAATACCGAATGTTTGAATAACGCTGAGCAGATGGGTGAAGGTTGGAGTGATTTTTATGGAACAATGTTAAGTATGACAGCTACTGATACAGGAGCAGATCCTAGAGCTGTTGGAACCTATTTATTTGGGGAAGGTCAAAATGGAGACGGAATACGAACGTATCCATATAGTACCGATATGGCTGTAAATCCAGATACATATAATGCAATTCAAGGAAGTTCAAGCGTACATAGAATCGGTTCTGTTTGGGCAGAAATGATATGGGAAATGGCGTGGACTTTAATTGATGAGCACGGTTTTGATGATGATTTCTATAATTTTACAGGAGATATTAATCAAGATGCCGGTAACATTATGGCAATAGCCCTTGTTACGGAAGGAATGAAACTACAGCCTTGTAGCCCGGGATTTGTAGATGGTAGAGATGCAATTATAGCAGCTGACCAAGCAATATATGGAGGTGCTAACGAATGTTTAATTTGGGAAGCCTTTGCAAAAAGAGGTTTAGGTTTTAGTGCAAGCCAAGGATCTTCAAGTAGTGTAAATGATGGAACAGAAGCTTTTGACCTGCCACCATCGGAAGCAAGTTTTGAAGCTCCTGCCGATGTTTGTGCAAGTTCAGAAGAATTAACCGATTTAGGAGGTGGAAGTCCTGCTGGTGGTACTTATAGTGGTCCTGGTGTTACTGATGGTGGTAATGGTGTTTCTTATTCTTTTGATCCTGCAGCAGCAGGTGTGGGAGTGCATACTATTTCATATGAAGTACCAGAAGGCCAATGTACAACAGCTTCTACCGATACCGATACCATTGAAGTATTGGCAATACCAGATGGGCCTACAACCCAAGGCGTATCAGATTTCTGCGTAGATGATGAAGTTACTGTTACAGCTACACCAAGCGATCCTAATAACGTAATAGGTTGGTATGATGCTGAGTTTGGCGGAAACTTATTGTCTGAAGGAGAATCTTATACGTTTACACCTATAGGTTCCACAACGGTATATGCTCAAGAAAACCCGGATGGGCCACTTTCAAAACTGGTAATTTCTGAAATTACATTGGAAACTCCAGATAGATTCGAAATTCAAAATGTAGGAGCAGCACAGGACTATTCAGGATATACCGTCGCGGTGAGCGAAGATCCTTATAATGATATAAATGCCATGAATTCCGATACTCAAACTTTAGGTCAAATGAGCGGAAACTCAGTAGTTCAGTATAGTGATGATGGAGGGGCTAATGATTGGGGTAGTAACCTTTTCTGGGATAACGATGGTACCGGATGGATCATTATTATAGATGCAGACGGAAATGTAGTTGATTCAGTTTTCTGGAACTTTACAGCTTCGCAAATTTCTGGTCTTAATGTGAATATTAATGGATTCAACATTACAACTGCCGATTTAGATTGGGTTGGAACCGGTGCTTCATTAGTAACCGAATGTAGTGGATCTTTCAGAAGAAACGGTGATACAGATGCTGCTGCTGATTGGAATGCAAGCTGTGGATCTTCAGATTATGGGGTGCCTAATGATGATATTGGCGTTACCGCTTTTGAAGGTTGTCTTGCTGAACGTACCGCAACTGAGGTTAATGCTGATGATGTAGCACCTGAAATTACATGTCCAGATGATGTAATGGAGATGGTAAATGAAGGAGAGTTATTTACATTACCAGATTATAGTGGAGATACTACGGCAACAGATAATTGCGACACACCCGCTTTAACACAGGACCCAGCCCCGGGAACTGAAATAGGAGAAGGAGTAACGGTAGTGACCATGACCGCCTCAGACGGCGAAAATGAAACTACATGTACGTTTAATGTAACCGTTGGAGTTATTTTGGGTGTAGGTGATGCAGAATTTTACAATA